AGACATAAGGGATGCATGACTTTTTacagatacataacaatataagtATACATAgcaaacaagcaatattttacaatataccaacataaaaaacaaacatatacacataaattaacaaacattttaaaaatacatccaTCTGCCCAGAGAagccacacaaataaagcaatcatcatagaaGGCACCTTGGAGCCTATGTGTcataggatgacagcacaatattaatgtatatcaagacatatgtagtttttgataatcaagatcatataaatgtatataatcagtatttagtttagttaaCAAGTTGTTCATATGAtagccagtgtttagcaaacttttcttcggTTGattctaaacatgcattaaatttttcaattgaatatctgtttcaatatttggataaAGGGTTCTAACTGGGggatgacttttttaaatatacaagaatatatgtatgcttttgccagcaataaaattaaatcaaatgcaacatctgtctcaaagttgttattgcatccaaataaaatcaaatgttcactaaaagttatcttaggagcatttgtatatttgtctaatatacaattttgtaagtttttccaaaaaacattaacatatttaagctttcaaaaaatatgctgaatattttctttatcatctctgcaaaggctgcagacatcatcatcttctaGTCCCATGTGGAATAATATTACTCTTGTCGCCAGGATTCTATGTaacactctgatttgaagccattttaatttaatatcttttatattagccattgctttaaatataacatgccaatcaacatttctatttatccttttatcccagtttaagcaacagtttggtatacatggtttagataacattttatcataatatagtCTTGCTCCTTTGTGTAttgatcaaattatttttagagttttgtttgtgtcatatgtagaaggagataaatctgttttattccttctatttaagtttatgtatgtttttatgttctttatgcaaccattaaaagagacaaagtcaatgttaacatcatatttattgttAACAGCTTGTTATGATagaaagtttcctctttcatctgtcaAGTGTTTAATTGAGTATACATCTTTCTCCACCCATCTTATATAGAATTGGCTTATTCCCAATTGTTATTCTATCGTTACAAAAGAtaggttctgacaaaatttcatgtttatcacacactatATTATATCCAAATCTCCGGTATGCTTTTAGTACATCCGCCAAGAAGCTATTTGcattaatatacatgtagtgGCAAACTGCAGGGCCCAGTTTGTCCAAAtaacctattattttatgtgtagacagaagattttattttccagctgtggttgcttttctttattttccgcagccatgataattttaacgcattcatataagttttaacatcaggtatgcccatgcctccagcctggatatttttaatggatatttttctattaattttatcatttttttccattccaaacAAACCTAAAGATAGATTTCTGCATGTCATTTATAGCAAAGTCTGGAGGGTTAGGTAGTAGTAACCAAAGGTGTACTAATTTTGATTAAATTAAGGACTTAAGTATTGCTACTCtccctaatggagttaactgaAACTTTAACcatattttgtacaacattctTATTTCAGCAAGCTTGCTATCGTAGTTTAATTTGCGTACAGTCTTTCTTTTTGgtaattgtttccattttttccggcaaatacctcaatctcaaaagatagtatcgtggttgaaaagactgaacaagACCAAACATAAAAGCGTAACGCACGAACAAAGCGattgttgattggctgtttgtctataaatagccaGTGACGCAGGAGATTCCCCTGCAATTCCGAAAAGGACAAGAGGTCACTGTCTTGACCAATTTCTTAACTAAGCAAGCAGCTCATGCACACCGATGTGAATTCTCGCCAGCAACGAACTCAGCTGAGTAAAGTTTGCGGTTAAGTCGGCCaacttaagtaagaaatttaagttcgctTATGCACATCAGCCCTGGCTTTTTCCCTTTTCAGTTCCTAAGCAAAAGAATAAACTGGAGAAAATCACCGGTTGTGTACCCTGAGACAAAAACATCTCTGCCGACGGTAAACTCCTTGCTGGACAACACCACGGTCTTTGCGACGCTCAATGTTGTCCCGCACAACAACTTCAACATCCTGACTGCACTGACCAGTACATCGTCGTCCACCGGTCATCCTGTCACGACTCCTACTAAAGGTCACGTGTCGCACAGCTCCTACACCTTCCCAGGTGGCACAAATAAAACTGGAGTCACTGTACCGTCGGACCCGCTCATCGCAACCAAGTGTTGTGTATCAGTTTTGAAGGCCGACTAGGAAACCAACTCTTCAGTACGCATCCTTTTGGGCATAGCTCTAAGACTAAGCGGATACCTGTTTACTGGGGGAGACTATTCTGTCGGATGTGTTGAGAAACACTTCACTGATTGACGCGTCTTCCCGCTAACACAGATCGGTGTAAGGACGTCTTTCTAATGGAAGAAGGTTGTTGTAAGTTTTTCAAAACGGAATATTTCAAGCTGAATTCTAGTAGAGATTACAGGATCGGGCAGTATCTTCAGTCCTGGCGATATTTCAACGAACACGAAGTGGAAGTACGTCACGCGTTAACTTTCAAGGACACGATTGTGTCCCAAGCTCGTCAAACGGTCGACTCCCTCAGACAGAAATTTAATCGAACGCTGACAGGTATCCATGTACGCAGAGGAGACTATTTAACTTATGGATACAAGACAGCACCTGTAGAATACCTGTTGCATGCCATGAACTACGTCCGAAAAAAGTTCCGAGACGTCGTTTTTGTCGTTTCTTCAGATGACCTCGAATGGTGTCGGCAGCAGTTAGCTAACgaaagtgacgtcacattgCTGCAGCGTCAGTCATCGCCTGCAGTTGACATGATGATTCTTGCGTCACTGGATCACATGATCATGACGGTGGGGTCTTACGGGTGGTGGGCGAGTTTTCTGAACCGCGGGATTACCGTCTACTATCGAGACTTTTGTTGATCtgatacataaaaaaatctctaatCTCTCCTCTATCAACACTCTTCAACCAAACGGAACGGACTACTACCGTCCGGACTGGATTTCCTTGTCCTGACTTTAATCAGAGATTACAAACGGTTAACGTTTTACtgacaattatattttattctcatactgttcttgttattgttatgttATATTATCTTTAGTCTGTTCAATTTTACACTATCGAGTAATCAGCATATAACACTACAATGTCCCAAACAGAAGCAAAATCTAAATGTGCCCGTAACCTggtaagtttaaaataaatccatTTGAAGACAATTGTTTTGAGTATGTACGCTGTACTAGCgcgtaaataaaacataaaagatagTTATTTTAGtctaattgtttaaaaatatttgagatgttagcaaaatgtcttttatttattgcctttacattttttctttttttgtggctAGGTTGCTGATGGactgcattaaaaaagaaatcatataAGGCTGTCAAATTGAGCTGAGCTTTTTTCCAATTTGTTTAGCCTGACGAGACGTGATATTCAAACTATTTACTAAccttttctatttgttttttaatttatatcttATTTAACGTAAGCGTACCTCAAACCACACTTTTCGTAGCCGACCCAGTAacttacttcttttttctctgaaaactCCAGTAGAATCGTCCAAGTTCCAAACTAAAAGAGAGATAAATAGAAGTAGACAACCCTAAAGACCAACCCTGCTGTCATTAAGCTTCACGTAGTgaagaaaagatatttaaaaaaataattaaggaccacttttttacaacttttaattCATCTCTCTGTTCGGACGACAGAGCTCTGACCACTaggattaaataaaatgtatatctATATCTACATATCACACACTAAGGGAGACTAGTCTTGATACTTGTCGAATGTCATGCCTGCCTCCCTTTGacacacttccttttttttccccttcaaaaaaacgcaaaaaaaccccaataaaaaaaaactaagtaaGATAATTTTTCCAAacataattacttttaaatttactaaaaaattgtaaaaaaattgtttgtctcCGCATGTTCTTTTAAACTCTTGCATTCTACGAGCACTGTGCATGGTAGGGTAATGGACCCAGTGTCAGTCATCAGACTCATACATTCTAATCAAGCATAAGGTGTACAACGCTTACAAAGCTCCTAACCTTACTACTAAAGGCAAGTCCAAAGCGTAGCGAATGTCCGGGTACATTTAGAAGCAGGGGACGTAATGAGCATGTGAATATAATGGGAGCTGACTTTGCCGTTCTTGGAAgttaaagttaattttattttttagtattcAATACTTTGTCGTTTCAAATAGAGGAGAATGGAGTAGCCGGAGGAAGAGTGTTTCATTAGGTGCTGgtgtttttgctttgctttgttttctaagATATTTTTCGTAGTGgagtttacaaaataatatagcAACTACTGGAAGAAATCTGCGAGATTTGATTTTGAGCAAGAAAGGAGATGAAGTGAGTTGGGGGTAGTAGATCTTGTATTGGTGTCCTGTGTATGACGGTCTTGTgcgcgtcatttgttccacgtcattgaagcagaaaaagacgtcatacaTAAGGATAGCAGTAGGACTTAAATGGCCATGACCAAAAGTTGGCGTTACAAAGACGCTGCTTTTCCCgcatcttctttatgactctcaGTGACATTCGTGACGAGTTTGCGCTCTTCGATTCGATTCGTTTCCAaatttcttcatcctcatcgtcatctgccagggctcgtcgagcgttgcATTGTTGTGTGTGCAATACGTCGGTGCGTATGAAAGGTAAGTGTACATTCGTCTTAATACAGTGCTGTCAGTCTAACGATTGTTTCCAATATCATTTGCTAACGACAGTCTTCTGCGCCTCGAGACAAAGGTTCAGACAATATCGCTCACAGATGTgcaaggatggagagagagagagaacagctgACATGAGAAATAAGGATAAATCTCGCtttatcagttttatagaaTGTTCACCCGCGTGTTTTGCAGATAGTCTGCTGTTGCACACGTGTGTTAAACAACCTGTTTTCTTGTGGACTTAAGCACTGAAGTCATGAGAGGAACGCTTAAAGTGTTCAGGTAAGATACGTTCCCTCTTGAAATAAATGTGACTCATGTGTTTTGATCCCTTTTGTCTCATTTAGCGTTGTGCGAAAAAGTATTTTCTCTAGTGACAGTGCAATGTCTGCACAAATTTTACGGCAGGTCTTTTTCTTTCGCTAAATCAAATTCAAATCaattcaaatcaaactttattgtctgttccGAGAATTCAAGacaaattttccttttgcttaAAAGTaccaaccacatatacaaatgatgatgatgaagttgatgatgatgatgattgatgattgaattgattgattgattgatgatgagataagatgatgatgattttacaTTTAACTTGCAGCATTGTTGCGCTGATCATTTCTCCTCATTCTGGTTGGCGAGCTGTTTATCATGGACAAGGTGAGTCAGGGATGCGTGgcacaagcgaacttaaacatgaactttagcttaagttggctgactTAACAAGTACAGTAACTCGGGCTGGGTGTGCACAAGCGaaacttaaacatgaacttaagtTAAGTTGGCTGACTCAACTTTAAGTACGTAACTCGGTGTGCAcacaagacaactcaagtccTCTAAGTACAAAATTTTTACTCAACTTTAAGACTGCCTCCCCAGGTATAACCCTTACTTAACTGGAGTTCGGGCGACTTAAGTTAGCACAAATTCTGATTTCTTCGtgtgaagagtgacagaagatggcaaCGAGACGACTGTGCTTTACTATGATGATAAGAAAGAGCATTTGACGACgaacgtgtgtgtctgtgacagacacaatcttttgacctgtatgatccgtgaatagccctagttgctggcacggcataaaacacaaacaatgtgAACCTGTATGAGAGTTGAACTCTACGCTCGATTTCGCTTTCGGCGAGTCGATATCATGTACCTGTGCGCATTTTAATAAATGGAGGACATCGACGGCACCTGGCTTTAAAtttgaccatttttttaaaatttttggcCCATTCCTTTTTTGCTCTCCACGAGCACTGATGGCAACTGCTATGTTCTTTCCacagcttgatttttttttcttttgcggtcaatacataaacaaaaataacaaaaactaccgCACACTCATTTACTAAATAATCACAAACATATCTCTGACAATTGCACACAATCTTTCCTCCATCTTCCTCAATGCCTACCCTATGAAAGGACCAGCTGCCGCTAGTAACATCATATAGGTTGTAGGTGTTTGTCTTTTTAGTTGTACGCTTACACAAATACCGATgctttcaacatacatcaataaataacacatatttcaNNNNNNNNNNNNNNNNN
This window of the Pomacea canaliculata isolate SZHN2017 linkage group LG4, ASM307304v1, whole genome shotgun sequence genome carries:
- the LOC112561592 gene encoding uncharacterized protein LOC112561592: MRGTLKCSALLRCIFFLILVGELFIMDKFLSKRINWRKSPVVYPETKTSLPTVNSLLDNTTVFATLNVVPHNNFNILTALTSTSSSTGHPVTTPTKGHVSHSSYTFPGGTNKTGVTVPSDPLIATKCCVSVLKAD